From the genome of Nocardia sp. NBC_01503, one region includes:
- a CDS encoding TauD/TfdA dioxygenase family protein, protein MTETLNHSSLEGMDLEPFGLVVAASSAGVTLADLPIDDLLATALAKKVVVLRGYGLLGKPDLEQYCRQAGDILEWNYGTILDLVVQEDPQNYLFDKGDVPFHWDGAFAESVPRFFIFQCVQGSAPDAGGETVFCDSVQVYREAPEELRRLWANTTITYRTDKLAHYGGLASWPLLGVHPTTGETTIRYAEPLDPARYLNPLFLSVEGISPEDSVRVMEDLRDRLHDPRYCYEHPWRTGDIVVVENHALLHGRNAFIGSAERHVQRIQIL, encoded by the coding sequence ATGACTGAGACCTTGAACCATTCCTCGCTAGAGGGGATGGACCTCGAACCGTTCGGTCTGGTCGTCGCGGCCTCCTCCGCGGGAGTGACCCTTGCCGACCTCCCGATCGATGATCTGCTCGCGACAGCGCTCGCGAAGAAGGTCGTGGTACTCCGCGGATACGGGCTACTCGGCAAACCTGATTTGGAGCAGTACTGCCGCCAGGCCGGGGACATTCTGGAATGGAACTACGGAACGATCCTGGACTTGGTGGTCCAGGAAGATCCGCAGAACTATCTGTTCGACAAGGGTGACGTCCCCTTCCACTGGGACGGTGCTTTCGCTGAATCGGTACCGCGCTTCTTCATCTTCCAGTGCGTGCAGGGCAGTGCGCCCGATGCTGGCGGTGAGACGGTTTTCTGCGACAGTGTCCAGGTCTACCGTGAAGCGCCCGAGGAGCTGCGGAGGCTGTGGGCCAATACGACGATTACCTACCGAACGGACAAACTGGCGCACTACGGGGGGCTCGCCAGCTGGCCGCTGCTCGGCGTCCACCCCACAACAGGTGAGACGACCATCAGATATGCCGAACCGCTGGATCCCGCAAGGTATTTGAATCCGTTGTTCCTGAGTGTGGAGGGGATCTCCCCGGAGGACAGCGTCAGGGTCATGGAAGATCTGCGCGATCGACTGCATGACCCGCGCTACTGCTACGAGCACCCGTGGCGGACCGGCGACATCGTGGTCGTCGAGAACCATGCGCTCCTTCACGGTCGCAATGCATTCATCGGTTCCGCTGAGCGTCACGTGCAGCGCATCCAGATTCTCTGA
- a CDS encoding isocyanide synthase family protein has protein sequence MKKVGAFIRAGKPVHFIIPAFPAKSRNRGKTLGRVPDMAETLAIESLQGFCDQVSAIYAPGAIVTICSDGHVFSDALEIPDHHVDEYGAELQRVIRSTGGGSIGLYGLRDAMPELGWDERRRRLLTEYAETVDEIRKSVKSDPDARRMFNGIHRFMVEDNAALMPELSMTQRRNRSKQTAYEVVQRSQAWSRLMAEIFPHAVRLSIHPQTHHSDKIGFHLLRTQDNWLTPWHGVVLDDGTKYTLVKRIQAEELGARLIWRNSRPSHFVLAGSAEPEPVQA, from the coding sequence ATGAAGAAGGTGGGCGCTTTTATTCGAGCCGGTAAGCCGGTTCATTTCATCATTCCCGCGTTTCCTGCCAAATCGCGAAACCGCGGTAAGACGCTCGGGCGTGTGCCGGACATGGCCGAGACGTTGGCGATCGAGTCGCTCCAGGGCTTCTGTGATCAGGTATCGGCGATCTACGCACCCGGTGCGATCGTCACGATCTGCTCGGACGGGCACGTCTTCAGTGACGCACTGGAAATCCCCGACCATCACGTCGACGAGTACGGCGCTGAGCTGCAGCGAGTGATCCGATCGACCGGCGGCGGGTCGATCGGCCTGTATGGGCTGCGCGATGCGATGCCGGAGTTGGGGTGGGACGAGCGCCGGCGGCGGTTGCTCACCGAGTACGCCGAGACCGTCGATGAGATTCGTAAGTCCGTGAAGAGCGATCCCGATGCTCGGCGAATGTTCAACGGAATCCATCGCTTCATGGTCGAGGACAACGCCGCGCTGATGCCGGAGCTAAGTATGACGCAGCGCAGAAATCGCTCGAAACAGACTGCCTACGAAGTAGTTCAGCGAAGCCAGGCGTGGAGTCGGCTGATGGCGGAGATCTTTCCGCACGCGGTACGGCTCTCGATTCATCCGCAAACGCACCACAGCGACAAGATCGGTTTTCATCTCCTGCGTACCCAGGACAACTGGCTTACCCCTTGGCACGGCGTCGTACTCGACGACGGAACCAAGTACACGCTGGTCAAGAGGATACAGGCGGAGGAGCTGGGGGCCCGCTTGATCTGGCGCAACAGTCGCCCGAGCCATTTCGTTCTCGCCGGGTCGGCGGAGCCGGAACCCGTACAAGCTTAA
- a CDS encoding acyltransferase family protein — translation MTGLRFFAALSVFIFHAMLPNSPIPPYRPVNFFGDPDVAYNAAWLVGKCGFVGVSFFFILSGFVLTWSWKPGASGRQFIRRRIVKIYPNHIVIWLAAMILFAAAITPWKSWLPNLLLIHAWFPQNYINAGVNTPAWTLSCELLFYVIFPFIIPLVLRIPAKYLWYGATAMVVGIGLIVLLTAFVLPDSEKSELTPIPVLQLWFGYLFPPSRLFEFFLGVFVARLVMEGRWIRLPVWGALVGCLVGYAVAMNAPFYVGFSLATAVPLALLIGAAAQSDIESRSRFLSSRVAVRLGEVSFAFYLSQGVALFYVRRLMGEVAFSTPVAVGMIVLMLAFNIFIGWLLFTFVESPAMRRFARPRKPAEEVEGTVARES, via the coding sequence TTGACCGGATTGCGTTTCTTTGCTGCACTCTCGGTTTTCATTTTTCACGCGATGTTACCGAATTCTCCGATTCCGCCTTACAGGCCGGTGAATTTCTTCGGTGACCCGGACGTCGCATATAACGCCGCATGGCTGGTCGGAAAATGTGGATTCGTGGGGGTGTCGTTCTTCTTTATTCTCAGCGGATTCGTATTGACATGGTCGTGGAAGCCTGGGGCGAGTGGGCGCCAGTTCATTAGGCGACGTATCGTCAAGATCTACCCGAACCATATCGTAATCTGGCTGGCTGCGATGATTCTGTTCGCGGCCGCAATCACGCCGTGGAAGTCGTGGCTGCCGAATCTGCTCCTCATTCATGCATGGTTCCCGCAGAACTATATCAATGCCGGAGTCAATACGCCGGCGTGGACGCTCTCCTGTGAGCTGCTGTTCTATGTAATTTTTCCGTTCATCATCCCGTTGGTACTACGTATACCGGCCAAGTATCTCTGGTACGGCGCCACCGCGATGGTGGTGGGTATCGGCCTGATTGTCTTGCTGACCGCGTTCGTACTGCCGGATTCCGAGAAATCTGAACTGACGCCGATCCCGGTTCTGCAGCTTTGGTTCGGATATCTCTTTCCGCCGTCGCGACTGTTTGAATTCTTTCTGGGAGTATTCGTTGCCCGGCTCGTGATGGAGGGTCGCTGGATAAGACTTCCCGTCTGGGGAGCCCTGGTGGGATGCTTGGTCGGATACGCAGTGGCGATGAACGCACCGTTCTACGTCGGGTTCAGTCTCGCCACCGCGGTGCCGCTGGCCCTGCTGATCGGAGCTGCGGCTCAGTCCGATATCGAGTCTCGATCCCGATTCCTGTCGAGTCGTGTCGCGGTGCGGCTGGGAGAGGTGTCATTCGCCTTCTATTTGAGTCAGGGTGTAGCGCTATTCTACGTGCGGCGGTTAATGGGGGAAGTTGCCTTCAGTACCCCTGTTGCCGTTGGCATGATTGTTTTGATGCTCGCGTTCAATATATTTATCGGCTGGCTGCTCTTCACATTCGTCGAGTCGCCCGCGATGCGTAGATTCGCACGCCCGCGCAAGCCGGCCGAGGAGGTTGAGGGAACTGTTGCCAGAGAGTCTTGA
- a CDS encoding acyl-CoA dehydrogenase family protein, whose protein sequence is MSTAIISATSLLESARSIAPELSERRSEIDANREIPRDIVERLRSMGIYSMGFSAELGGPGLTSLEQMEVVEALSYGDTATGWCAMIGSATGIYAGYLDDQAIAELMPTLDLITAGLIFPAGRAVRVPGGFRLSGRWKFGSAVTHSDLVIGGAFVIADGELETTAAGGPVVRIFVMRRDQVTLFDTWDTTGLRGSGSNDYAVDDLFVPEHHSFSFGERKSGTGKLAEPEALARIMPGVPLGSARAALDYVRCMAEGKMVPATGERWADNYRAQYILGECEMEYIVARGAVVETVASLWNRLDHNRFGELPPDARISTALARTNSFRASRRIISRLCELVGTESIYKPNPLDIWLRDVNTMATHIIAHDAVIQSAGAFLLGGKPQFPFVLGLG, encoded by the coding sequence GATTCCTCGCGACATCGTCGAGCGCCTTCGTTCGATGGGCATCTACAGCATGGGATTCAGCGCGGAGTTGGGTGGTCCGGGGCTGACGTCCCTGGAGCAGATGGAAGTGGTCGAGGCGCTGTCATACGGAGATACCGCGACGGGGTGGTGCGCGATGATCGGCTCGGCTACCGGTATCTACGCCGGCTACCTCGACGATCAGGCCATCGCGGAACTGATGCCGACTCTCGATCTGATCACCGCAGGGCTGATCTTCCCCGCCGGTCGCGCGGTACGGGTCCCCGGTGGCTTCCGGTTGTCCGGGCGATGGAAGTTCGGAAGCGCGGTGACACACTCCGATCTGGTGATCGGCGGTGCCTTCGTTATTGCCGACGGTGAACTGGAAACCACCGCGGCCGGCGGCCCCGTTGTTCGAATCTTCGTTATGCGCCGCGATCAGGTCACACTTTTCGACACCTGGGACACCACCGGTCTGAGGGGAAGCGGCAGCAACGATTACGCGGTCGACGACTTGTTCGTGCCGGAGCACCACTCCTTCAGCTTCGGCGAACGTAAGAGCGGTACCGGCAAGCTGGCCGAGCCGGAGGCACTGGCTCGAATCATGCCCGGCGTGCCACTCGGAAGTGCCCGCGCCGCACTGGATTACGTCCGATGCATGGCCGAGGGAAAAATGGTGCCCGCGACCGGCGAGCGGTGGGCAGATAACTACCGTGCGCAGTACATTCTCGGGGAATGTGAGATGGAGTACATTGTCGCCCGCGGCGCCGTCGTGGAGACGGTAGCGAGTCTATGGAATCGCTTGGACCACAACAGGTTCGGTGAACTTCCGCCAGATGCCAGAATCAGCACCGCGCTCGCGCGAACGAACTCGTTCCGTGCATCGAGAAGGATTATCTCGCGCCTGTGTGAATTGGTTGGCACCGAATCGATCTACAAGCCGAACCCTCTCGATATCTGGCTCCGAGACGTCAACACCATGGCGACCCACATCATTGCTCACGATGCGGTTATTCAGTCGGCAGGGGCATTCCTGCTCGGTGGCAAGCCGCAATTTCCATTTGTTCTCGGCCTAGGTTGA